AGCTCGGCTTCCGCGATCTCTACGACATCGGCCAGTTGAAAATCCCCTATCATGTCAATGCCATCGTCACGCGGGAAAAAACCGTCAAAGAGCGCCGCCCGCTAGTGCAAAAAGTCGTGCGCGCCTTCACCGAATCGCTGCACTACATCCACACCAACAAAGAAGACACCAAAGCGTTGATCGGCAAAAATCTCCGAGCCAAAGATCCCGAAGGATTGGAGCGCGCCTACAAAGCCTACAACGGCGCCTTTCCCGAAGTCCCCTACCCGCACGCCGAAGGCGTCAAAACCCTGCTCGACGACATGGCGCCGCGCGACAAAAAAGCCGGCGCCGCCGATCCCAAAAGTTTCGTCGATATGACCGTGGTGCAGGAACTGGAAGCGTCGGGGTTTATCAAGCAGCTTTATAAGAGATAAAAACCAATGACGCGGAATCTGTACGGGTATATTGGTAATATGCTCATCTGGTATACCGACGTAGCAGATTGTTTGGACTGATTGATAAATGGACGATTCGAAAGCGAAACCCCTTGATCCAATCAATTTGTGCGTACCGTGATTTACGGATCTGTATACTCAATGGCTAGACCGAATCTGAGGGAGTGACCGGCATGCCCATACCGACGTACGAAGATGCGATGCTTCCGGTAATGAAGACGCTCGCTGACGGCGAGCCCCGTCATCGTCGCGCGCTGTCAGATATGATGGCAGACCACTTCAACCTCACGGCTGACGAGCGCGAGAAGCTGCTGCCAAGCGGCAACGCGCCTGTCATTCGCAGTCGAACAGGTTGGGCACTCTCATATCTCAAGCAGGCCGCGGTTGTTACGAGTCCTCGCCGAGGATGGTATGCGCTCACCGATCGTGGACAGAAGATCCTGACATCCAACCCACCGCGCGTGGACTCCAAGTTTCTCGAGCAGTTTCCAGAGTTCATGGAGTTTCGGGCCCGCTCGAAGCCTGAGAGTGACGATGAGGCGGTTTCCGTAGCGTCACGAGCCGGTGAAAGCAGTACGCTCGGTATCGCGCCAGACGAGGCATTGGAGGAGGCCTACGCTCGACTTCGCGCAGAACTTGAGACTGAGCTTCTCGACATGGTCAGGACCACTACACCGCGGTTCTTCGAACAGCTCGTCATCGACTTGCTCGTTCGGATGGGATACGGCGGAAGCCGCGAGGAAGCCGCTCGTGCGGTCGGTAGGTCAGGCGACGGCGGCATCGATGGAGTTATCGACGAAGATCGTCTCGGTCTGGATGTCATCTACGTACAGGCGAAGCGCTGGGAGAACTCAGTCGGGCGTCCGGAGATTCAGAAGTTTGCTGGTGCGCTACAGGGCCAGCGAGCGAAAAAAGGTATCTTCATTACGACTTCGCACTTCACTAAGGACGCTGAAGAGTATGCTCAGCGGATAGAAAGTCGCATCGTGTTGATTGATGGACGGCGCCTCGCGGCACTAATGTTCGACGCCGATGTCGGAGTCAGTACTCGCGGTTTGTACACTGTGAAAAGCATTGACGGCGACTACTTCGACGAGACATAGGCGCCATAGTTCAACGTTGATTACTGCGGATGGCGTGGTTTATTTCGTCGGTCACGGCACGCCCTAACGTTAAACTCTCCGAATCCTAGTTCAACCCGTAAAACACCCGCGGATTGTCTTCGACGATTTTCTTGTGCATCGCGCCGCTGATGCCGCCGTCGTCTTTCAGCGTGGTTAACGCGTCCAACTCAGTCGACGAATCGGCGTGGCCGTAGTCGGTGCCGATCATCAGCGTGTTTTCGCCCATGCAATTCTTGATCAGATACGGCACGTCGTCGCCGATCTGGCAGGTGACGAAGATGCCGCTGCGTTCGAGTAGATCCTTCGGCAGTTTATTATTAACCGTGTCCAGGCGGCGGTGCAGCTCGTAGATCACCCATGGCACCCAGGAGGCCGCGGTCTCGATGAAGCCCCAGCGCAGCTCGGGGAATTTCTGCGGCATGCCGCAGTTGAGGATGCGGAACATCGCGCCGACGTTGAAAATTCGATACTGATTGAAAAAATCTCGGCTACCGTCCGGATTGACCATCATATCCACCGCCGCCGCGCTGCCGTTAGCCTGGTGCAGGCCGATGCAAAAGTTCAGCTTCTCGGCCAGCTCGTACATTGGAAAGAAATACGGATCGCTGACCTGGCGCGCGCCTTCGAGGGGGCGCATGAACACGCCGCAGCCGCCATTCTCCTTGGCAAATCGCAATTGATCCAGCGCGTCGGGCATGCTCAGCAGCGGCAACGTCGCCATCCAGCGCAGACGGCCTTTGCTCTCTTTCCAAACATGCGCCATCCAGCGATTATACGCGCCGCACAGCGCCACTTCGGT
The nucleotide sequence above comes from Deltaproteobacteria bacterium. Encoded proteins:
- a CDS encoding restriction endonuclease; the protein is MPIPTYEDAMLPVMKTLADGEPRHRRALSDMMADHFNLTADEREKLLPSGNAPVIRSRTGWALSYLKQAAVVTSPRRGWYALTDRGQKILTSNPPRVDSKFLEQFPEFMEFRARSKPESDDEAVSVASRAGESSTLGIAPDEALEEAYARLRAELETELLDMVRTTTPRFFEQLVIDLLVRMGYGGSREEAARAVGRSGDGGIDGVIDEDRLGLDVIYVQAKRWENSVGRPEIQKFAGALQGQRAKKGIFITTSHFTKDAEEYAQRIESRIVLIDGRRLAALMFDADVGVSTRGLYTVKSIDGDYFDET